The Ptychodera flava strain L36383 chromosome 16, AS_Pfla_20210202, whole genome shotgun sequence region AAATCACAGATCCTACAATCCGCCAGAGTGGGCCTGCACTTAACTTTCATCGCTCCATCCTTCCCTCCGTAACAAACTGGTTTGGTCACCTCCTGTTTACTTATAGATTTAGCTTCCAAAGGGCACACTTTGGTGATGGGTCTGATGAGAGGACGGCCTTGACTTAAAACCTTCACCGTACGAACACACCCATCCCTTCCAGGGTAAACCTCCTCGATTCGACCTAGAGGCCAATGTCCCCGTGGATTTGCTGGGTCGACTAATGTAACAATGTCGTTGACCTTCACATTTCCATGTCGAGTCCACCACTTTCCTCGGTTCTGGAGTAGAGATAGGTATTCGCGATTCCATCTCTTCCAAACTTGGTTTACGAGGTCCTGAATGAAGCGCCATCGATGTTTTGGACTGCAAGCTACTTCATCTACCACCCTTGGTGCCAACTGACCTCCTGCTTGACCATACAGAAAATGGTTTGGAGTCAACACAGGTTCATCTGTGGGGTCGTTACTGCAATATGTTAGAGGTCTTGAGTTCATCAATCCCTCAACCTCTACTATGGCTGTATGTAACTCCTCATCTGTCACTCGTGCATCCCCGAGAATTGCTTTCAGTGCAACTTTGGCCGACTTGATCAGGGCCTCAAACAATCCACCATGATGTGACCCCAATGGCGGGTTGAACTTCCAGATTATACCTTTGTTGGCAGCACTATCAACAATTTTGAGTTGATCCATGGCACAAATCAGCTCACCAAGCTCTCTGTTTGCACCAACAAAGTTTGTGCCATTATCCGAGATAACTTCTTCTGGTTTCCCACGTCTTGCCACCATTCTTGAAATGGCGTTGCGAAAACTGTCAGTGTCCATGGAGTAGGCGAGCTCCAAATGGACTGCTCTTGATGTAGTACATGTAAAGAGACATAGATATCTCTTCGCAATGACTCTTCTGGTCAACTTTGTGTAGAAAGGTCCAGCATTGTCAACTCCAGACTTTGCGAATGCTCGAACTGGCACGGTGATCCTGTGAGATGGTAGTGGAGCCATGATTTGTTCTGCTACCTTTTTACGACGTCTACAACAAAGTCTGCAGTCATATTGAACTCTCTTGACCTCTTCTCTACCATGAACTATCCAGTATCTTTGTCTGGTCTCTGACAGGACAGCATTTACTCCTTTACTGTGCCGGCCAACTTTGATGTGATAGTGTCGCACTATCAGCGTAGCAATATGATTGCGACATGGCACCAACAGCGGGTGTTTGGCATCATACGGCAGGCTGGATCTTTGAAGACGTCCACCAACTCTTAGAATTCCGTCACTGTCCAAAAAAGGTGACAAGGATTTCAGCGGTCTGGTTCTTGTCAGACGCCCTACTTTCAGATCTCTGATTGTATTTGCAAATCTCTCCATCTGGATATACTTGAGTATCTGCTTATCAGCCTCTTGAAGTTCACATACTTCCAAATAGGGCTGTACATCTATGGACTTACCAGTGCGTCTTGCTTTAATCAGACTGATAAAGCGCAGCACCCATGCTGTTGTCCTGACGAATCTAGTCCAGATAGAAAACCTGTTGGCGTCAATGGGAAACTTACACTCTGATATAACGGGCCCAGCTGGTGTGTTGACAGTCTGAGCACAGGCTTGAGACATATCTTTTAGAGCTTCCCCCGAATGACTAAATTCAGTGAGAGGGTTTTGTGGCCAATCGTGCTCCCCTCCCTAAAGGAACTCTGGACCATTTAACCATGAACTTCCTGCTATAAGCTCATGTACCCCAATGCCGCGGGTGGCTTGGTCTGCTGGGTTGACTTTGCCTGGCACGTGAACCCAATGCACTACATCCATACTATCTGACCAAAAGGTATGTTGAGACAGCGGTCTCTCTAGAACACAGGAGACTTTGTTTGCTATATGAAGACCAAGTAAGGCCGCCATTAACTCTAGCCTCTTAATGCTAACTGCCTTAAGTGGTGGAACTCTTGCTCTTGCGACGACAAATGTGACTGCAACTCTTCCATCCTCACTTACGCTTCTCATGTATGTCAAAGCTGCATATGCAAGGCTGGAAGCATCTGTGAACGTATGCAGTGACACATTTGCTGATTGATGGTCTTGATAACACCTGGGTATCTTCATCTTGGAAACCTGTGGTAATTCGAGACACCACTCCGCTATACGGTTGGACAGATTTGGTGAAAATTCTTCATCCCATCCAAGCCCCTGGATCCATGCTTCTTGCAAGATCATCTTAGCTCTAATTATGAATGGTGCCAGGAACTGCAATGGATCAAACAAGGTTGCAACTCTACTCAGGAGAGCTCTCTTGGTGTGGATTGAAACATTCTGTGCGGTGAATTCGAATCCAAACGTATCTGTTGCCGCGTCCCATTTTGTTCCAAGTGTCTTTTTGCTCGGGAGTTC contains the following coding sequences:
- the LOC139114009 gene encoding uncharacterized protein, with the protein product MSQACAQTVNTPAGPVISECKFPIDANRFSIWTRFVRTTAWVLRFISLIKARRTGKSIDVQPYLEVCELQEADKQILKYIQMERFANTIRDLKVGRLTRTRPLKSLSPFLDSDGILRVGGRLQRSSLPYDAKHPLLVPCRNHIATLIVRHYHIKVGRHSKGVNAVLSETRQRYWIVHGREEVKRVQYDCRLCCRRRKKVAEQIMAPLPSHRITVPVRAFAKSGVDNAGPFYTKLTRRVIAKRYLCLFTCTTSRAVHLELAYSMDTDSFRNAISRMVARRGKPEEVISDNGTNFVGANRELGELICAMDQLKIVDSAANKGIIWKFNPPLGSHHGGLFEALIKSAKVALKAILGDARVTDEELHTAIVEVEGLMNSRPLTYCSNDPTDEPVLTPNHFLYGQAGGQLAPRVVDEVACSPKHRWRFIQDLVNQVWKRWNREYLSLLQNRGKWWTRHGNVKVNDIVTLVDPANPRGHWPLGRIEEVYPGRDGCVRTVKVLSQGRPLIRPITKVCPLEAKSISKQEVTKPVCYGGKDGAMKVKCRPTLADCRICDFNETFFAR
- the LOC139114010 gene encoding uncharacterized protein gives rise to the protein MAKEDRPYHRILWRDLDTSRPATVYQAARLTFGDCASLYLAQYVIRTHAESNEEKFPLAATICTESMYMDDVMDSQDDDNVAIQARDQLSSLLAPAGFQVRRWCSNSTAVLEGIPEDECATGVKVKESELPSKKTLGTKWDAATDTFGFEFTAQNVSIHTKRALLSRVATLFDPLQFLAPFIIRAKMILQEAWIQGLGWDEEFSPNLSNRIAEWCLELPQVSKMKIPRCYQDHQSANVSLHTFTDASSLAYAALTYMRSVSEDGRVAVTFVVARARVPPLKAVSIKRLELMAALLGLHIANKVSCVLERPLSQHTFWSDSMDVVHWVHVPGKVNPADQATRGIGVHELIAGSSWLNGPEFL